The Sinomonas sp. P10A9 genome includes a window with the following:
- a CDS encoding HNH endonuclease, with protein sequence MDRFTGSAHDGGWSPRNVGAPALGPVPADSWASAYPWPAYLDDPAADPGRADFDEWAAEAQTSEARSPAVRTAAGLEECDSEGFDVADLEEAGALYTVVDANGRDVTGFGPESLDPATVDPALAEELPPAALRAELRVRRVEMLVGGLSRHQATEAQIHADRARDVRRIAILLGAESEDPHERVQAPSLAAAEVAAELSLPPRAARALVAECLALTETYAAPLLVAMDDGELDRPRAQTILRAAVAVPVSATLEFMTRAVALAVAGGEDGPLPSLPALQCAVRRLAQKYSSETFEERARIARDHRRVDIEPADDGMCHLSAWLPLEDGAAIDTRLQAIARNQPADDPRTVTQARLDAFTALLLALTGPDAGGGAPSPRGGVRTELVVTVPLATVVPVVRRRQPPEAGVEEGPREAGVEGASREADPDGASREAGAEVAPLAAGVEGASREADPDGASREAGAEVAPLAAGVEGASRAARAEEAWEVAFGREPGEILGYGLISAAAARRLAAQASRWLRMPTDPDTGEPLALGRSRYTPPPVLRRQIVLRDANCRFPACDRPSAHTEVDHTLEWARGGSTELTNLALLCPEHHRLKTIGVWNAEQGSHGATITWTSPLGRTHVTTPGEPKPPPF encoded by the coding sequence ATGGACAGATTCACGGGTTCGGCGCACGACGGCGGGTGGTCGCCGCGCAATGTCGGCGCACCCGCGCTCGGGCCCGTTCCCGCGGATTCATGGGCGAGCGCGTACCCGTGGCCTGCATACCTCGACGATCCGGCGGCAGATCCGGGGCGCGCGGACTTCGACGAGTGGGCCGCGGAGGCGCAGACGTCTGAGGCGCGGAGTCCCGCGGTGCGGACGGCCGCCGGGCTCGAGGAGTGCGACTCCGAGGGCTTCGATGTGGCGGATCTCGAGGAGGCCGGGGCGCTCTACACGGTTGTTGATGCCAACGGACGCGACGTGACCGGGTTCGGCCCCGAGAGCCTCGACCCGGCGACGGTCGATCCCGCGCTGGCCGAGGAGCTCCCTCCGGCCGCGCTCCGGGCCGAACTGCGCGTCCGGCGGGTCGAGATGCTCGTGGGCGGGCTGTCCCGGCATCAGGCCACCGAGGCCCAGATTCACGCTGATCGGGCCCGGGACGTCCGTCGGATCGCCATCCTGCTGGGCGCAGAGTCCGAGGATCCGCACGAGCGGGTCCAAGCTCCGTCACTGGCCGCGGCGGAGGTCGCCGCCGAGCTGTCCCTGCCTCCGCGTGCCGCGAGAGCTCTCGTAGCCGAGTGTCTGGCCCTGACCGAGACCTACGCCGCGCCGCTCCTCGTCGCGATGGACGATGGCGAGCTGGATCGTCCTCGCGCTCAGACCATCCTGCGGGCGGCCGTGGCTGTTCCGGTGTCCGCAACCTTGGAATTCATGACGCGCGCGGTGGCACTTGCGGTGGCTGGCGGCGAGGACGGGCCGCTCCCTTCACTGCCTGCCCTTCAGTGTGCCGTACGCCGGCTGGCTCAGAAGTACTCGTCCGAGACGTTCGAGGAACGGGCACGCATTGCGCGTGATCATCGTCGGGTCGACATCGAGCCCGCTGACGACGGCATGTGCCATCTCTCCGCCTGGCTTCCGCTGGAAGATGGGGCGGCGATCGACACCCGTCTTCAGGCGATTGCGCGCAACCAGCCCGCCGACGACCCCCGCACGGTCACGCAGGCCCGTCTCGACGCCTTCACCGCCCTTCTCCTCGCCCTCACCGGTCCCGATGCGGGTGGAGGTGCGCCGTCCCCGCGAGGAGGAGTGCGCACCGAGCTCGTGGTCACCGTTCCATTGGCCACCGTTGTGCCGGTGGTCCGCCGGCGTCAGCCGCCCGAGGCCGGTGTTGAGGAGGGACCACGCGAGGCCGGTGTTGAAGGGGCATCACGCGAGGCCGATCCTGACGGAGCGTCACGCGAGGCTGGCGCTGAGGTAGCGCCGCTCGCGGCGGGCGTTGAGGGAGCATCACGCGAGGCCGATCCTGACGGAGCGTCACGCGAGGCTGGCGCTGAGGTAGCGCCGCTCGCGGCGGGCGTTGAGGGAGCATCACGCGCGGCCCGTGCTGAGGAGGCGTGGGAGGTCGCGTTCGGCCGCGAGCCCGGCGAGATCCTCGGTTATGGGCTCATCTCCGCGGCGGCGGCTCGACGCCTCGCCGCCCAAGCCAGCAGGTGGCTGCGCATGCCCACCGACCCGGACACGGGCGAGCCTCTGGCCCTCGGGCGAAGCCGATATACCCCGCCGCCCGTGCTCCGAAGACAAATCGTGCTTCGGGATGCGAACTGCCGTTTCCCGGCGTGTGATCGTCCCTCCGCGCATACCGAAGTGGACCACACCCTCGAATGGGCACGGGGCGGCAGCACAGAGCTGACCAATCTCGCACTCTTGTGCCCCGAACACCATCGACTCAAGACGATCGGCGTGTGGAACGCGGAACAGGGTTCGCACGGCGCCACGATCACGTGGACCTCTCCCCTGGGCCGCACCCACGTCACCACCCCCGGTGAGCCCAAACCGCCGCCCTTCTGA
- a CDS encoding gamma-glutamyl-gamma-aminobutyrate hydrolase family protein, producing MTADSQRAPRIAVTWADTAASHEPWFHEELATLTANAVAGLEAAGGDAVILDAAAGGLPDAESFDGVLVMGGGDVDPALYGGDAAHPTIDGVDRAADDAEARLVRDALAARRPVLGICRGLQLINVALGGTLHEDLGAGGPHRNHANPQGPMVLHDVAIEPGTRLWGMLGHTATVVSGHHQAAARVGAGLRVAATAPDGVIEALESADRDSWLLAVQWHPEDAQTAADEGAAEPAQLAAIMGAFASACRERSVRDREAVR from the coding sequence ATGACCGCGGACAGCCAGCGCGCTCCGCGAATCGCGGTCACGTGGGCGGACACCGCGGCGTCGCACGAGCCGTGGTTCCACGAGGAACTCGCCACCTTGACCGCCAATGCCGTGGCGGGCCTTGAAGCGGCGGGCGGCGACGCCGTCATCCTCGATGCGGCGGCGGGCGGCCTGCCGGACGCGGAGTCGTTCGACGGCGTGCTGGTTATGGGCGGCGGCGACGTCGACCCCGCGCTGTACGGGGGCGATGCCGCGCACCCCACGATTGATGGCGTGGACCGCGCGGCGGACGACGCCGAGGCTCGCCTCGTGCGCGACGCCCTCGCCGCGCGCCGCCCGGTCTTAGGGATCTGTCGGGGGCTCCAACTCATCAACGTGGCCCTCGGCGGGACGCTGCACGAAGATCTCGGCGCGGGGGGACCGCACCGCAACCACGCCAACCCCCAGGGGCCGATGGTGCTCCACGACGTGGCGATCGAACCGGGCACGAGGCTGTGGGGGATGCTCGGGCACACGGCGACCGTCGTGTCCGGCCACCATCAGGCGGCCGCTCGCGTCGGTGCCGGGCTACGCGTGGCGGCCACGGCGCCTGACGGGGTGATCGAGGCGCTCGAGTCCGCGGATCGGGACTCGTGGCTGCTCGCCGTCCAGTGGCACCCCGAGGACGCCCAGACTGCGGCTGATGAAGGGGCGGCCGAACCCGCTCAGCTCGCCGCGATCATGGGCGCGTTCGCCAGCGCGTGCCGGGAGCGCTCGGTGCGGGATCGGGAGGCGGTGCGATGA
- a CDS encoding TetR/AcrR family transcriptional regulator — protein MAEVKGRRDYNSSRRREQAEQTRRDIINAAREELFANGYTGTSVAGVAEAAGVSPHTVYKAFGDKAALVKTVIDVAMAGDFDETPVPQRERAQRIFAEPDPAAKIDLYTRGLAETLGRSGRLHLMVKSAAEADPAVRDLWNRLQSERLAGMRRLSQHLAEAGCLGDGVIAEEARDVLWAYNSPELFELLVVKRGWDLDRYRAWVAKALIAALL, from the coding sequence ATGGCCGAAGTCAAGGGGCGACGAGACTACAACAGCAGCCGGCGCCGCGAGCAGGCCGAGCAGACGCGTCGCGACATCATCAATGCTGCCCGCGAGGAACTGTTCGCCAACGGCTACACGGGGACGTCCGTGGCGGGCGTGGCGGAGGCCGCGGGGGTGTCCCCGCATACGGTCTACAAGGCGTTCGGTGACAAGGCAGCCCTGGTGAAGACCGTGATCGACGTCGCCATGGCCGGAGACTTCGACGAGACGCCGGTGCCCCAGCGCGAGCGTGCGCAGCGGATCTTCGCGGAGCCGGACCCGGCGGCCAAGATCGATCTGTACACGCGGGGCCTCGCCGAGACGCTCGGGAGATCGGGCCGCCTCCACCTCATGGTGAAATCGGCCGCCGAGGCCGATCCCGCCGTGCGGGACCTGTGGAACAGGCTCCAATCCGAGCGCCTCGCCGGAATGCGGCGGCTCTCGCAGCATCTGGCCGAGGCGGGCTGCCTCGGCGACGGGGTCATCGCCGAGGAGGCCCGCGACGTCCTCTGGGCCTATAACTCGCCGGAGCTGTTTGAGCTGCTCGTTGTCAAGCGCGGTTGGGACCTCGACCGCTATCGCGCCTGGGTTGCGAAAGCTCTCATTGCGGCCCTCCTCTGA
- a CDS encoding enoyl-CoA hydratase/isomerase family protein: MSPRSLVQRIRTEVRGPLGILTLDRPSALNSLDHTMVLNMGHALEEWADAPEVRGVVVRGEGRGLCAGGDVRTLRTGHDEDAVAFWGDEYRLNALIAEYPKPYVALMDGITMGGGLGISAHGSVRVVTERTRVAMPEVRIGFTPDVGMAKLLAAAPGEVGIHLALTSSTATGADALYLGWADHFVPSERLGERGEELITALAARLAESDAAGPSAFSVTHDVVRGLALDPADPRMAAPLAAEREWIDEAYAGGDPQTILDRLDELASDGQEGARAAEEAIRAACPFSVVLTLESLRRAAVLDLIDVLAQDLRLGASLIGRHDMREGIRALLVDKDGAPHWSPARIEDVDPAEVRAAFGGD; the protein is encoded by the coding sequence ATGAGCCCGCGGAGCCTGGTCCAGCGCATCCGAACCGAGGTCCGGGGCCCGCTGGGCATCCTCACCCTCGACCGGCCGAGCGCCCTCAACTCCCTCGACCACACCATGGTTCTGAACATGGGGCACGCCCTCGAGGAGTGGGCCGATGCGCCCGAGGTCCGTGGCGTCGTCGTGCGCGGTGAGGGACGTGGACTCTGTGCGGGTGGCGATGTGCGGACCCTCCGGACGGGGCACGACGAGGACGCCGTCGCGTTCTGGGGTGACGAGTACCGGCTCAACGCGCTCATCGCGGAATACCCGAAGCCATATGTGGCTCTCATGGACGGGATCACGATGGGCGGCGGCCTCGGGATCTCGGCGCACGGCTCGGTGCGGGTCGTGACTGAGCGGACGAGGGTCGCGATGCCGGAGGTCCGCATCGGCTTCACGCCGGACGTCGGCATGGCGAAGCTGCTCGCGGCCGCGCCGGGGGAGGTCGGGATCCACCTCGCGCTCACGTCGTCGACGGCGACCGGCGCCGATGCCCTGTACTTGGGTTGGGCCGACCATTTCGTGCCGTCCGAACGCCTCGGCGAGCGCGGAGAGGAACTCATCACGGCGCTCGCCGCGCGCCTCGCCGAGTCCGACGCCGCTGGCCCGTCCGCCTTCTCGGTGACGCACGACGTCGTGCGGGGCCTCGCGTTGGATCCCGCGGATCCGCGGATGGCTGCCCCGCTGGCGGCCGAGCGCGAGTGGATCGACGAAGCCTACGCGGGCGGCGACCCACAGACGATCCTCGACCGGCTCGACGAGCTCGCGTCCGACGGGCAGGAGGGGGCGCGGGCGGCCGAGGAGGCGATACGCGCCGCCTGCCCGTTCTCCGTTGTGCTCACGCTCGAGTCCCTGCGCCGCGCAGCCGTCCTGGATCTGATCGATGTGCTTGCGCAGGACCTGCGGCTCGGCGCGTCGCTCATCGGGCGTCACGATATGCGCGAGGGCATCCGCGCCCTCCTCGTCGACAAGGACGGA
- a CDS encoding glycosyltransferase, with the protein MTRFLVAVTPVTGHMLPTSVLVAELVRRGHDVAWYTGAAFRTLVEGSGAQWFPLRSGPDWSVTKPYDVVPELRTTRGVAQARTAFSKLFIDGAPPALADLGEIHAGFRAEVVLGNALSFAARWFSELHGVPHANIGTTVLGIYSRDTAPMGLGLPPWPGPIGRARNAVLTAAHRRIIFGPVSRHLDDVRSSVGLPRQGRDMVDTFATPYLYLQDTAESFEYPRSDLPPQVHFIGPLLTADRTLPKRPQWWDEATSGRPVVLVTQGTVTNVDDHLIGATLEALAGKDPLVIVAGADASLPLPDPLPSNVRIEGYVPMAALMPHVTAYVTNGGYGGVQRALAQGVPIVVAAGSEDKPEVAARVAWSGAGIRLPQRPSAAEMRRALEALDTDPHYRANGRRIADDMASHRPAEEGADLLEQLGRTHSPVIRGAWDGSSRPN; encoded by the coding sequence ATGACACGGTTCCTGGTAGCAGTCACCCCCGTGACGGGCCACATGCTTCCCACATCGGTGCTGGTCGCCGAGCTCGTCCGCCGCGGGCACGACGTCGCGTGGTACACGGGGGCGGCCTTCCGCACCTTGGTCGAGGGCTCCGGCGCCCAGTGGTTCCCCCTTCGGAGCGGCCCGGACTGGAGCGTGACCAAGCCGTACGACGTCGTGCCTGAACTGCGCACCACGCGCGGCGTCGCCCAGGCCCGCACGGCGTTCTCGAAGCTCTTCATCGACGGCGCTCCGCCGGCCCTCGCCGACCTAGGGGAGATCCACGCGGGCTTCCGCGCCGAGGTGGTCCTCGGCAATGCGCTCTCGTTCGCGGCGCGCTGGTTCAGCGAGCTGCACGGCGTGCCCCACGCGAACATCGGCACAACGGTGTTGGGCATCTACAGCAGGGACACCGCGCCAATGGGCCTGGGGCTCCCGCCATGGCCAGGCCCGATCGGCCGGGCCCGCAACGCCGTGCTCACCGCCGCGCACCGCCGGATCATCTTCGGTCCCGTGAGCCGGCACCTCGACGACGTCCGGTCGTCGGTGGGGCTGCCGCGACAGGGACGCGACATGGTGGACACCTTCGCCACCCCCTACCTGTACCTCCAGGACACGGCTGAGTCGTTCGAGTATCCCCGCTCAGACCTGCCTCCACAGGTCCATTTCATCGGCCCCCTCCTGACCGCGGATCGGACGCTGCCCAAACGGCCGCAATGGTGGGACGAGGCAACGTCGGGCAGGCCGGTGGTGCTCGTGACCCAAGGAACCGTGACTAATGTCGATGACCATCTCATCGGTGCCACGCTCGAGGCCCTCGCAGGGAAGGACCCGCTCGTGATCGTTGCAGGAGCGGACGCTTCGCTCCCGCTGCCCGACCCGCTCCCCTCGAATGTGCGTATCGAAGGCTACGTCCCGATGGCGGCACTGATGCCCCACGTGACCGCTTATGTCACCAACGGCGGCTATGGCGGCGTGCAGCGGGCGCTGGCCCAAGGCGTGCCGATCGTGGTCGCCGCCGGCTCCGAGGACAAGCCTGAAGTGGCCGCGCGCGTTGCGTGGTCCGGGGCTGGCATCCGTCTTCCCCAGCGTCCTTCCGCCGCAGAAATGCGCCGGGCCCTCGAGGCCCTTGACACCGATCCCCACTACCGAGCCAACGGCCGGCGCATCGCTGACGACATGGCCTCCCATCGTCCCGCTGAGGAGGGTGCGGACCTCCTCGAGCAGCTCGGCCGGACGCACAGCCCGGTCATCCGGGGCGCCTGGGATGGCTCAAGCCGGCCGAACTGA
- a CDS encoding glutathione S-transferase family protein yields MATEQPQTRSEFSTKGAYVHSGEEFTRDTNYIEDRITRDGTFPPGSPAPDGALAWPVEAGRYRLVAARACPWANRTVIVRRLLGLEDAISLGLPGPTHDVRSWTFDLDPDGRDPVLGIERLQEAYFRRFPDYPRGITVPAIVEEASGAVVTNNYPQITLDFSSEWSAFHRDGAPDLYPDALRDEIDEVNARVFTEVNNGVYRCGFAGSQASYDRAYARLWDAMDWLEDRLMGQRYLVGDTITEADVRLFTTLARFDPVYHGHFKCNRNRLTEMPALWAYARDLFQTPGFGDTIDFVQIKQHYYIVHEDINPTKIVPAGPDLANWLTPHGREALGGRPFGDGSPPGPPPAGERIAAGHNPLYPGDRA; encoded by the coding sequence ATGGCGACGGAGCAGCCCCAGACCCGCAGCGAGTTCAGCACCAAGGGTGCCTACGTGCATTCGGGCGAGGAGTTCACGCGGGACACGAACTACATCGAGGACCGGATCACCCGCGACGGGACCTTTCCTCCGGGCAGCCCCGCGCCCGACGGCGCATTGGCCTGGCCCGTCGAAGCCGGCCGCTACCGCCTCGTCGCGGCGCGTGCCTGCCCGTGGGCCAACCGGACCGTCATCGTCCGAAGGCTCCTGGGTCTCGAGGACGCCATCTCGCTGGGCCTGCCCGGGCCCACCCACGACGTCCGCTCCTGGACCTTCGACCTCGACCCGGACGGCCGCGACCCCGTGCTCGGCATCGAGCGCCTCCAGGAGGCCTACTTCCGCCGTTTCCCCGACTACCCGCGCGGCATCACCGTGCCCGCCATCGTCGAGGAGGCCAGCGGCGCCGTCGTGACCAACAACTACCCGCAGATCACCCTCGACTTCTCGAGCGAGTGGTCCGCGTTCCACCGGGACGGTGCGCCGGACCTCTACCCGGACGCTCTCCGCGACGAGATCGACGAGGTCAACGCGCGCGTCTTCACGGAGGTCAACAACGGCGTCTACCGCTGTGGCTTCGCGGGGTCCCAGGCCTCCTATGACCGCGCCTACGCCCGACTCTGGGACGCGATGGACTGGCTCGAGGACCGACTCATGGGTCAGCGCTACCTCGTCGGGGACACGATCACCGAGGCGGACGTGCGCCTCTTCACGACGCTTGCGCGCTTCGACCCGGTCTACCACGGCCACTTCAAGTGCAACCGCAACAGGCTGACCGAGATGCCAGCCCTGTGGGCCTATGCCCGCGACCTGTTCCAGACGCCGGGCTTCGGCGACACGATCGACTTCGTACAGATCAAGCAGCACTACTACATCGTCCATGAGGACATCAACCCGACGAAGATCGTTCCCGCCGGCCCGGATCTGGCGAACTGGCTCACCCCGCACGGCCGTGAGGCTCTGGGTGGCCGCCCCTTCGGCGACGGCTCTCCGCCAGGGCCGCCGCCCGCGGGAGAGCGCATCGCCGCAGGCCACAACCCGTTGTATCCGGGCGACCGGGCATGA
- a CDS encoding enoyl-CoA hydratase/isomerase family protein has product MNASTPDLGTYETLELDLTDHVLTLTVNRPKALNALSQQVVVDLWKALTAIQDSCTHDAGWPVRGVIVTGAGGKAFVAGADIREMSAMDPDTASEYGRSMHAVTLLLEKVPVPVIAAVDGFALGGGCELALACDFIYASEAARFGQPEVNLGLVPGFGGSVRLPQRVGLGPARELIYTGRQIDAAEALRLGLVNRVLPTRDELFEAARATLAEVIGKAPLAVGLSKQSIAGAVGRRTSKGLEVEAEAFREAFTTADMQEGTAAFLEKRKAVFIGR; this is encoded by the coding sequence ATGAATGCCAGCACCCCTGACCTGGGCACGTACGAAACCCTCGAACTCGATCTCACGGACCATGTCCTGACGCTCACGGTGAACCGCCCGAAGGCACTCAACGCGCTGTCCCAGCAGGTCGTGGTGGACCTCTGGAAGGCGCTCACGGCGATTCAGGATTCCTGCACGCACGACGCCGGGTGGCCGGTTCGCGGCGTGATCGTCACCGGCGCTGGGGGCAAGGCCTTCGTCGCAGGGGCGGACATCCGTGAAATGTCAGCGATGGATCCTGACACCGCCTCCGAATACGGCCGGTCGATGCACGCCGTCACCCTCCTCCTAGAGAAGGTCCCGGTCCCTGTCATCGCTGCGGTTGACGGCTTCGCGCTTGGCGGCGGCTGCGAGCTGGCTCTCGCGTGCGACTTCATCTACGCTTCCGAAGCCGCCCGGTTCGGCCAGCCCGAGGTCAATCTGGGCCTCGTGCCGGGCTTCGGCGGATCGGTCCGTCTCCCCCAGCGCGTGGGACTCGGTCCCGCCCGGGAGCTCATCTACACGGGACGCCAGATCGACGCCGCCGAGGCGCTGCGCCTCGGGCTCGTGAACCGCGTCCTTCCCACGCGGGACGAGCTCTTCGAGGCGGCGCGCGCCACGCTCGCCGAGGTCATCGGAAAGGCCCCGCTCGCCGTCGGACTCTCGAAGCAGTCGATCGCCGGGGCCGTGGGCCGCCGCACCAGCAAGGGACTCGAGGTCGAAGCCGAGGCGTTCCGCGAGGCCTTCACGACCGCCGACATGCAGGAGGGCACCGCGGCGTTCCTCGAGAAGCGGAAGGCCGTCTTCATCGGAAGGTAG